In Hemicordylus capensis ecotype Gifberg chromosome 13, rHemCap1.1.pri, whole genome shotgun sequence, a single window of DNA contains:
- the TOP3A gene encoding DNA topoisomerase 3-alpha isoform X1 — protein MILQANLFTHRGVKLFSWLWSLRFSQAAEGMMLRNIQKVLCVAEKNDAARGIADILSNSRMRRREGISKFNKIYEFQYHMFGQNVAVVMTSVSGHLLTHDFKMPFRKWHSCNPLVLFDAEIEKYCPENYMDIKRTLEREAQQCQALVIWTDCDREGENIGFEIISVCEAVKPSLQVFRARFSEITPRAIRAACENLTQPDENVSKAVDVRQELDLRIGAAFTRFQTLRLQKIFPDVLADQLISYGSCQFPTLGFVVERFKAIQAFVPEIFYKIKVTHDHEDGTVDFNWKRNRLFSHTACLVLYQMCMEDPVATVVEIGSRPKSKWRPLPLDTVELEKLASRKLKINAKETMKIAEKLYTQGYISYPRTETNIFPKDLNLPNLVQLQTQDPHWGTFAQRILDQGGPTPRQGTKSDQAHPPIHPTKHASNLQGNEQRLYEFIVRHFLACCSQDARGQETTVEIDIANERFIAHGLMILARNYLDVYPYEKWSDKVVPVYERGARFQPTTVEMVDGETSPPQLLTEADLISLMEKHGIGTDATHAEHIETIKSRTYVGLTPDQRFLPGHLGMGLVEGYDSMGYQMSKPDLRAELEADLKLICEGKKDQSVVLREQVQKYKRVFLEAVEKAKRLDEALSQYFGEVTSIAQEEDIYPALPDPVRKCPQCNSDMVLKTKKDGKFYLSCMGYPACKSAIWFPDSVLEVSKDDSVCDVCQPHPVHKLKLKFKRGSLPVMMPLEFVGCIGGCDETLREILDLRYLQGPPRPLQPASHFEANRSFSRTASHQNGPRPLSASVGPRPPALPVRAASNPAPVGGGNNAVVCNCREEAVLLTVRKEGPNQGRQFYKCSSGGCNFFLWADQQPDPRSSEMPRDFARPPGSLGRGGRGFGRSWSEGYDPGGGGGGGGGGGGGGGGGSSGSGGGQGNEGGATCRCDQPAVTRTVLKEGPNKGRQFHTCSKPREQQCGFFQWADENMAPAAATTAFPSSHFMSGKNVRGSGIKAKRSDSDSSLTAPTTKRQRTCGICHQPGHTRKTCPQNR, from the exons ATGATCTTACAGGCCAACCTGTTCACTCACCGAGGGGTCAAATTGTTTTCCTGGCTCTGGAGTCTCCGCTTCTCTCAGGCTGCTGAGGGCATGATGCTCCGAAACATTCAGAAGGTTCTCTGTGTGGCCGAGAAAAATGATGCTGCCAGGGGGATTGCAGACATCCTTTCTAACAGCAGGATGAGGCGG AGAGAAGGGATTTCCAAGTTCAACAAGATCTATGAATTCCAGTATCACATGTTTGGTCAG AATGTAGCTGTGGTGATGACTTCTGTTTCGGGGCACTTGCTGACTCATGACTTCAAGATGCCGTTTCGAAAATG GCATAGCTGCAACCCACTTGTCCTCTTTGATGCTGAAATTGAGAAATACTGTCCTGAAAACTACATGGACATAAAG CGAACCCTCGAGCGAGAGGCCCAACAGTGCCAGGCTCTGGTGATCTGGACAGATTGCGACCGCGAAGGAGAGAACATTGGCTTTGAGATCATAAGCGTTTGTGAAGCAG TGAAGCCCAGCCTGCAGGTGTTCCGAGCCCGCTTCTCTGAGATCACGCCTCGTGCCATTAGAGCCGCCTGTGAGAACCTCACCCAGCCTGATGAGAATGTTAGCAAAGCTGTGGACGTTCGGCAAGAGTTGGACCTCAGGATAG GTGCTGCCTTCACCCGATTTCAGACATTGAGGCTCCAGAAAATCTTCCCTGATGTTTTAGCAGACCAACTCATCAGCTATGGgagctgtcagttcccaacacTGGGCTTTGTGGTGGAAaggtttaaagccatccaagccttTGTCCCCGAGATCTTCTACAAGATTAAAG TGACCCATGATCACGAAGACGGCACTGTGGACTTCAACTGGAAGAGGAATCGTCTCTTCAGCCACACTGCTTGCCTTGTTCTCTACCAGATGTGCATGGAG GATCCGGTGGCCACAGTCGTGGAGATCGGGAGCAGACCAAAGAGCAAATGGAGACCTCTGCCATTGGACACCGTG GAACTTGAAAAGTTGGCCTCCCGTAAGCTGAAAATAAATGCCAAAGAAACCATGAAGATTGCTGAGAAGCTCTACACTCAGGG GTACATCAGCTACCCTCGAACAGAGACCAACATTTTCCCCAAAGACCTAAACCTCCCCAACTTGGTACAGCTTCAAACACAGGACCCCCACTGGGGAACATTTGCGCAAAGGATTCTAGACCAAGGTGGGCCAACACCTCGCCAAGGGACTAAATCGGATCAGGCTCACCCCCCGATTCACCCCACAAAACATGCAAGTAATTTACAG GGGAATGAGCAGCGATTGTACGAATTTATTGTACGTCACTTTCTGGCCTGCTGCTCCCAAGATGCGAGAGGACAGGAGACAACTGTGGAGATTGACATCGCTAACGAGCGCTTCATTGCCCATGGGCTGATGATCCTGGCCAGAAACTACCTGGATGTCTATCCTTATGAGAAGTGGAGTGATAAG GTTGTCCCCGTGTATGAGAGAGGGGCTCGCTTCCAGCCCACCACGGTGGAGATGGTTGATGGGGAGACCAGCCCTCCACAACTGCTTACAGAAGCGGATCTCATTTCGCTGATGGAGAAACATGGCATTG GGACCGATGCCACCCACGCGGAGCACATCGAGACCATCAAGTCCCGCACGTACGTGGGGCTGACTCCGGACCAGAGGTTCCTTCCAGGGCACCTGGGGATGGGGCTGGTCGAAG GCTACGATTCGATGGGCTACCAGATGTCCAAGCCTGACCTGCGGGCAGAGCTGGAGGCTGACCTGAAGCTGATCTGCGAAGGGAAGAAAGACCAATCCGTTGTGCTGAGGGAACAGGTCCAGAAATACAAGAGAGTTTTTCTAGAAGCCGTGGAGAAGGCAAAGAG GCTGGACGAGGCCCTCTCTCAGTACTTTGGGGAAGTGACCAGCATTGCACAAGAAGAAGACATCTACCCAGCACTGCCAGATCCGGTGAGGAAATGTCCCCAGTGCAACAGCGACATGGTCCTAAAGACCAAGAAGGATGGCAA GTTTTATCTCAGCTGCATGGGTTATCCTGCCTGCAAATCTGCCATATGGTTCCCCGATTCCGTGCTGGAGGTCAGTAAGGACGATTCGGTCTGTGATGTGTGTCAACCGCATCCAGTGCACAA GTTGAAACTCAAGTTCAAGCGGGGCAGCCTGCCCGTCATGATGCCTCTGGAGTTTGTCGGCTGCATCGGAGGCTGTGACGAGACCCTGAGGGAGATCTTGGACCTGAGATACCTACAAGGGCCACCCAGGcctctgcagccagccagccacttcgAGGCCAACCGCTCCTTCAGCCGCACAGCCAGCCACCAGAATGGCCCTCGCCCACTCTCAGCAAGCGTGGGGCCCAGACCCCCAGCACTCCCTGTGAGAGCAGCCAGCAATCCTGCCCCTGTTGGTGGCGGGAACAACGCGGTGGTCTGCAATTGCAGGGAGGAGGCGGTGCTTTTGACAGTGCGCAAAGAAGGCCCCAACCAAGGCCGGCAGTTCTATAAATGCAGCTCCGGCGGCTGCAACTTCTTCCTCTGGGCAGATCAGCAGCCGGACCCCAGGAGCAGTGAGATGCCAAGGGACTTTGCACGGCCCCCAGGCTCCttagggagaggaggaaggggcttCGGGCGCTCTTGGAGTGAGGGCTAtgacccaggaggaggaggaggaggaggaggcggcggtggcggcggcggcggcggcggcagcagcggcagcggcggtgGCCAGGGCAACGAAGGAGGTGCTACGTGCAGGTGTGATCAGCCTGCGGTCACCAGGACTGTTCTAAAGGAAGGACCCAATAAAGGGCGCCAGTTCCACACGTGCTCCAAGCCACGGGAGCAGCAGTGTGGCTTCTTCCAGTGGGCGGATGAGAACATGGCACCAG CAGCAGCTACTACAGCTTTTCCTTCAAGCCACTTCATGAGTGGAAAGAATGTGCGGGGCTCAGGAATCAAAGCTAAACGGTCAGACAGCGATTCTTCCTTAACAGCACCCACAACTAAGAGGCAACGGACTTGTGGAATTTGCCACCAGCCTGGTCATACCCGGAAGACGTGCCCACAGAATCGCTGA
- the TOP3A gene encoding DNA topoisomerase 3-alpha isoform X2, translating into MILQANLFTHRGVKLFSWLWSLRFSQAAEGMMLRNIQKVLCVAEKNDAARGIADILSNSRMRRREGISKFNKIYEFQYHMFGQNVAVVMTSVSGHLLTHDFKMPFRKWHSCNPLVLFDAEIEKYCPENYMDIKRTLEREAQQCQALVIWTDCDREGENIGFEIISVCEAVKPSLQVFRARFSEITPRAIRAACENLTQPDENVSKAVDVRQELDLRIGAAFTRFQTLRLQKIFPDVLADQLISYGSCQFPTLGFVVERFKAIQAFVPEIFYKIKVTHDHEDGTVDFNWKRNRLFSHTACLVLYQMCMEDPVATVVEIGSRPKSKWRPLPLDTVELEKLASRKLKINAKETMKIAEKLYTQGYISYPRTETNIFPKDLNLPNLVQLQTQDPHWGTFAQRILDQGGPTPRQGTKSDQAHPPIHPTKHASNLQGNEQRLYEFIVRHFLACCSQDARGQETTVEIDIANERFIAHGLMILARNYLDVYPYEKWSDKVVPVYERGARFQPTTVEMVDGETSPPQLLTEADLISLMEKHGIGTDATHAEHIETIKSRTYVGLTPDQRFLPGHLGMGLVEGYDSMGYQMSKPDLRAELEADLKLICEGKKDQSVVLREQVQKYKRVFLEAVEKAKRLDEALSQYFGEVTSIAQEEDIYPALPDPVRKCPQCNSDMVLKTKKDGKFYLSCMGYPACKSAIWFPDSVLEVSKDDSVCDVCQPHPVHKLKLKFKRGSLPVMMPLEFVGCIGGCDETLREILDLRYLQGPPRPLQPASHFEANRSFSRTASHQNGPRPLSASVGPRPPALPVRAASNPAPVGGGNNAVVCNCREEAVLLTVRKEGPNQGRQFYKCSSGGCNFFLWADQQPDPRSSEMPRDFARPPGSLGRGGRGFGRSWSEGYDPGGGGGGGGGGGGGGGGGSSGSGGGQGNEGGATCRCDQPAVTRTVLKEGPNKGRQFHTCSKPREQQCGFFQWADENMAPAATTAFPSSHFMSGKNVRGSGIKAKRSDSDSSLTAPTTKRQRTCGICHQPGHTRKTCPQNR; encoded by the exons ATGATCTTACAGGCCAACCTGTTCACTCACCGAGGGGTCAAATTGTTTTCCTGGCTCTGGAGTCTCCGCTTCTCTCAGGCTGCTGAGGGCATGATGCTCCGAAACATTCAGAAGGTTCTCTGTGTGGCCGAGAAAAATGATGCTGCCAGGGGGATTGCAGACATCCTTTCTAACAGCAGGATGAGGCGG AGAGAAGGGATTTCCAAGTTCAACAAGATCTATGAATTCCAGTATCACATGTTTGGTCAG AATGTAGCTGTGGTGATGACTTCTGTTTCGGGGCACTTGCTGACTCATGACTTCAAGATGCCGTTTCGAAAATG GCATAGCTGCAACCCACTTGTCCTCTTTGATGCTGAAATTGAGAAATACTGTCCTGAAAACTACATGGACATAAAG CGAACCCTCGAGCGAGAGGCCCAACAGTGCCAGGCTCTGGTGATCTGGACAGATTGCGACCGCGAAGGAGAGAACATTGGCTTTGAGATCATAAGCGTTTGTGAAGCAG TGAAGCCCAGCCTGCAGGTGTTCCGAGCCCGCTTCTCTGAGATCACGCCTCGTGCCATTAGAGCCGCCTGTGAGAACCTCACCCAGCCTGATGAGAATGTTAGCAAAGCTGTGGACGTTCGGCAAGAGTTGGACCTCAGGATAG GTGCTGCCTTCACCCGATTTCAGACATTGAGGCTCCAGAAAATCTTCCCTGATGTTTTAGCAGACCAACTCATCAGCTATGGgagctgtcagttcccaacacTGGGCTTTGTGGTGGAAaggtttaaagccatccaagccttTGTCCCCGAGATCTTCTACAAGATTAAAG TGACCCATGATCACGAAGACGGCACTGTGGACTTCAACTGGAAGAGGAATCGTCTCTTCAGCCACACTGCTTGCCTTGTTCTCTACCAGATGTGCATGGAG GATCCGGTGGCCACAGTCGTGGAGATCGGGAGCAGACCAAAGAGCAAATGGAGACCTCTGCCATTGGACACCGTG GAACTTGAAAAGTTGGCCTCCCGTAAGCTGAAAATAAATGCCAAAGAAACCATGAAGATTGCTGAGAAGCTCTACACTCAGGG GTACATCAGCTACCCTCGAACAGAGACCAACATTTTCCCCAAAGACCTAAACCTCCCCAACTTGGTACAGCTTCAAACACAGGACCCCCACTGGGGAACATTTGCGCAAAGGATTCTAGACCAAGGTGGGCCAACACCTCGCCAAGGGACTAAATCGGATCAGGCTCACCCCCCGATTCACCCCACAAAACATGCAAGTAATTTACAG GGGAATGAGCAGCGATTGTACGAATTTATTGTACGTCACTTTCTGGCCTGCTGCTCCCAAGATGCGAGAGGACAGGAGACAACTGTGGAGATTGACATCGCTAACGAGCGCTTCATTGCCCATGGGCTGATGATCCTGGCCAGAAACTACCTGGATGTCTATCCTTATGAGAAGTGGAGTGATAAG GTTGTCCCCGTGTATGAGAGAGGGGCTCGCTTCCAGCCCACCACGGTGGAGATGGTTGATGGGGAGACCAGCCCTCCACAACTGCTTACAGAAGCGGATCTCATTTCGCTGATGGAGAAACATGGCATTG GGACCGATGCCACCCACGCGGAGCACATCGAGACCATCAAGTCCCGCACGTACGTGGGGCTGACTCCGGACCAGAGGTTCCTTCCAGGGCACCTGGGGATGGGGCTGGTCGAAG GCTACGATTCGATGGGCTACCAGATGTCCAAGCCTGACCTGCGGGCAGAGCTGGAGGCTGACCTGAAGCTGATCTGCGAAGGGAAGAAAGACCAATCCGTTGTGCTGAGGGAACAGGTCCAGAAATACAAGAGAGTTTTTCTAGAAGCCGTGGAGAAGGCAAAGAG GCTGGACGAGGCCCTCTCTCAGTACTTTGGGGAAGTGACCAGCATTGCACAAGAAGAAGACATCTACCCAGCACTGCCAGATCCGGTGAGGAAATGTCCCCAGTGCAACAGCGACATGGTCCTAAAGACCAAGAAGGATGGCAA GTTTTATCTCAGCTGCATGGGTTATCCTGCCTGCAAATCTGCCATATGGTTCCCCGATTCCGTGCTGGAGGTCAGTAAGGACGATTCGGTCTGTGATGTGTGTCAACCGCATCCAGTGCACAA GTTGAAACTCAAGTTCAAGCGGGGCAGCCTGCCCGTCATGATGCCTCTGGAGTTTGTCGGCTGCATCGGAGGCTGTGACGAGACCCTGAGGGAGATCTTGGACCTGAGATACCTACAAGGGCCACCCAGGcctctgcagccagccagccacttcgAGGCCAACCGCTCCTTCAGCCGCACAGCCAGCCACCAGAATGGCCCTCGCCCACTCTCAGCAAGCGTGGGGCCCAGACCCCCAGCACTCCCTGTGAGAGCAGCCAGCAATCCTGCCCCTGTTGGTGGCGGGAACAACGCGGTGGTCTGCAATTGCAGGGAGGAGGCGGTGCTTTTGACAGTGCGCAAAGAAGGCCCCAACCAAGGCCGGCAGTTCTATAAATGCAGCTCCGGCGGCTGCAACTTCTTCCTCTGGGCAGATCAGCAGCCGGACCCCAGGAGCAGTGAGATGCCAAGGGACTTTGCACGGCCCCCAGGCTCCttagggagaggaggaaggggcttCGGGCGCTCTTGGAGTGAGGGCTAtgacccaggaggaggaggaggaggaggaggcggcggtggcggcggcggcggcggcggcagcagcggcagcggcggtgGCCAGGGCAACGAAGGAGGTGCTACGTGCAGGTGTGATCAGCCTGCGGTCACCAGGACTGTTCTAAAGGAAGGACCCAATAAAGGGCGCCAGTTCCACACGTGCTCCAAGCCACGGGAGCAGCAGTGTGGCTTCTTCCAGTGGGCGGATGAGAACATGGCACCAG CAGCTACTACAGCTTTTCCTTCAAGCCACTTCATGAGTGGAAAGAATGTGCGGGGCTCAGGAATCAAAGCTAAACGGTCAGACAGCGATTCTTCCTTAACAGCACCCACAACTAAGAGGCAACGGACTTGTGGAATTTGCCACCAGCCTGGTCATACCCGGAAGACGTGCCCACAGAATCGCTGA